The bacterium nucleotide sequence CCGCGTCCAACACATGCCCCCCCTCCTTCCTTTACCTCACCTTCCATATTGAGGGTAGGCTTCTGGGTCGGTTTGTGCATCGGGTCACCGCCCGATTTGTCATGCGTGAATGATTGAGGGCATCTCCGGCATTGCCGGGGATCGCTGCGCGCCTGCTGGACCCAGGAAGGCTAGGTTATGGAATCTGGTAGGGGCCCAATGCCAGGGGTCCGACCCGGTCGATCCCAGCGAGCCGAGCTCTGTGGGTCCGCGAGCTATCGCCGCCGGGCAAACAAGGAGGGCGGTTCAAAGGCCACGACTCGAACGCGCGCATCGACGACGTCGACTCCATGCTCGTGGACGATGATCGGATTGCAGTCCAGTTCTGCGATCTGAGGAAGGTCCTCGACCATCATGCCGATCCGCAACAACACATCCTCGAGCGCAGCCACGTCGGCCTTCGGCGCGCCCCGAAACCCGGTTAACAGCGGGTAGGTCTTGAGTTCCCGAATCATCTCGGCGGCGTCCTCCCGCGTGAGAGGGGTCAGGCGGACGGACACATCCCGCAGCAATTCCACGAGGGTGCCACCGGCGCCGCAGGCGACGACCGGACCGAACTGCGCGTCGTGGACGACGCCCGCGATCATTTCGACGCCGGAAGCCGCCATCTTCTGCACCAGGAATGCCTCGGGGGAGTGTCCTTTGGAGGCAAGCATGGCCGCCATCTGCTTTGCCGCAGTCTGCACCTCTTTCGGCCCATGTAGTTGCAGCCGGACCCCTCCGAACTCGGTCTTATGAACGACCCCCGGGATGACCGCCTTAAGCGCGATCTCGCCTTCGATGGCCTGCGCCGCCTTGGCTGCCTCCGCCGGCGTGCGCGCGAGGCTTTGGTCGATGACAGGAAGCCCGTAACAGACGAGGAGCGCGTGAACCTCTTCCGGTGACATCCATCCGTCGCTCCGGGCGAGCGCCCTCGCGACCACGCGCGCGGCCTCGTCCCGTTGCAGGTCCCCGAACCGGGGGAGCGTCCCCAATGGGCGCGCCCGCCATTCTCCGTACCGGGAGATCCGTGCCAGGGCGATCGCCGCCGACTCGGGGAAGGCGTACGAGGGAATGCGGACCTCGCCGGTTTTGAGGGTGTCGGGAACGCCTCGGGCCGACATGAAAACGGTCAGCACGGGTTTGCCGCTGCCCAACTCGTG carries:
- a CDS encoding acetate--CoA ligase family protein — translated: LAASDVTVDALFRQSGVIRTDTLEELFDVASLLASQPPPKGRRVGIITNGGGPGILCADTCEAEGMEIPLLMDDTRAKLRAFLPPQASVGNPVDMIASAPAEHYREAIRAVAADPSVDALIVIFVPPLVTRAEDVARAIIEGVHELGSGKPVLTVFMSARGVPDTLKTGEVRIPSYAFPESAAIALARISRYGEWRARPLGTLPRFGDLQRDEAARVVARALARSDGWMSPEEVHALLVCYGLPVIDQSLARTPAEAAKAAQAIEGEIALKAVIPGVVHKTEFGGVRLQLHGPKEVQTAAKQMAAMLASKGHSPEAFLVQKMAASGVEMIAGVVHDAQFGPVVACGAGGTLVELLRDVSVRLTPLTREDAAEMIRELKTYPLLTGFRGAPKADVAALEDVLLRIGMMVEDLPQIAELDCNPIIVHEHGVDVVDARVRVVAFEPPSLFARRR